From the genome of Nitrosomonas sp., one region includes:
- a CDS encoding integration host factor subunit beta gives MTKSELISRLAARFPQLVAKDAELSVKMIIDAMAKSLADGQRIEIRGFGSFDLNYRPPRIGRNPKSGDKVHVPAKYVPHFKAGKEMRERVDYKS, from the coding sequence ATGACGAAATCTGAACTGATTTCCCGGCTTGCGGCACGTTTCCCGCAGCTTGTAGCAAAGGATGCCGAGCTTTCCGTCAAAATGATCATTGATGCAATGGCAAAGAGTTTGGCTGATGGTCAACGAATTGAAATTCGTGGATTTGGTAGCTTCGATTTGAATTATAGGCCGCCGCGAATTGGCCGGAATCCCAAATCAGGTGACAAGGTGCATGTTCCAGCGAAATACGTTCCACATTTTAAGGCGGGTAAAGAAATGAGAGAGCGAGTAGACTATAAGAGTTGA
- a CDS encoding phosphoglycerate kinase: MSVIKLVDLDLKGKRVFIRSDLNVPVKDGKVTSDARITASMATINHCLNAGAKVMVTSHLGRPEEGEWSEENSLKPVADNIAARLNSPVRLIKDWVDGGFDVADGELVVLENCRINKGEKKNLEETSRKYARLCDIFVMDAFGTAHRAQASTYGIAQYAPVACAGILLTEELEALTKALHDPARPMVAIVGGSKVSTKLTVLESLSEKVDQLVVGGGIANTFLKATGKNIGKSLCEDDLVPTAKSLIEKMNQRNASIPIAVDVVVGKKFDANEAAVLKDADAVADDDMIFDIGPKSAQELADIIMKAGTVVWNGPVGVFEFDQFGAGTEKIARAIAETSAFTLAGGGDTIAAIQKYDIYDKVSYISTAGGAFLEFLEGKKLPAVEILEARAK; this comes from the coding sequence GTGTCTGTTATCAAACTTGTTGACCTTGATCTCAAGGGGAAGCGTGTTTTTATTCGTTCCGACCTGAATGTGCCTGTAAAGGATGGCAAGGTAACGTCGGATGCGCGTATTACAGCCTCTATGGCTACAATCAATCATTGCCTGAACGCGGGTGCAAAAGTGATGGTTACCTCGCATTTGGGCCGCCCCGAAGAAGGGGAATGGTCGGAAGAGAATTCGCTGAAGCCTGTTGCAGATAATATTGCGGCCCGGTTAAACAGTCCGGTTCGATTGATCAAGGATTGGGTGGATGGCGGTTTTGATGTGGCTGATGGGGAATTGGTTGTTTTGGAAAACTGCCGCATCAATAAGGGCGAAAAGAAAAATTTGGAGGAAACATCCCGTAAATATGCGCGTTTGTGCGATATTTTTGTTATGGATGCTTTTGGGACGGCGCATCGTGCACAAGCGTCAACCTATGGAATAGCGCAATATGCCCCTGTTGCCTGTGCCGGCATACTATTGACTGAGGAGCTCGAGGCATTAACAAAAGCATTGCACGATCCTGCAAGACCCATGGTGGCGATTGTTGGCGGGTCAAAAGTATCGACAAAACTGACTGTACTGGAATCGCTTTCTGAAAAAGTCGATCAACTGGTTGTGGGGGGGGGTATAGCCAATACCTTCTTGAAAGCAACTGGCAAAAATATCGGTAAATCGTTATGTGAGGACGATCTTGTTCCAACGGCAAAATCGCTCATTGAAAAAATGAATCAGCGTAATGCATCCATTCCTATTGCTGTCGATGTAGTAGTGGGTAAGAAATTTGATGCCAATGAAGCTGCTGTATTAAAGGATGCTGATGCAGTTGCAGACGATGATATGATTTTTGATATCGGCCCTAAAAGCGCGCAGGAGCTTGCAGATATTATTATGAAAGCGGGTACAGTGGTTTGGAATGGTCCAGTAGGTGTGTTTGAGTTTGATCAATTTGGCGCGGGTACTGAAAAAATTGCGCGCGCAATTGCTGAAACGAGTGCATTCACGTTAGCCGGTGGCGGCGATACGATTGCAGCCATTCAGAAATATGATATATACGACAAGGTATCGTATATATCGACGGCAGGCGGTGCGTTCCTCGAGTTCCTGGAAGGTAAAAAGCTGCCTGCGGTTGAAATCCTTGAAGCGCGTGCAAAATAA
- a CDS encoding LapA family protein: MQLITWLLRLILFVVLVCFSVINSDKISLYYYHDLSLELPLSVVLLIFFGLGVLLTVLTSPRKSSEKK, from the coding sequence ATGCAACTAATAACATGGCTGCTGCGTTTAATCCTGTTTGTTGTTTTGGTTTGTTTTTCTGTGATTAATTCAGATAAGATATCCTTATATTACTATCATGATCTGTCATTGGAGCTGCCTTTAAGTGTTGTCTTGCTGATATTCTTCGGATTAGGGGTTTTGTTGACAGTTCTTACTTCACCACGAAAATCGTCCGAAAAAAAATAA
- the pyk gene encoding pyruvate kinase produces the protein MIRRTKIVATLGPASCTNPSVLERMIRAGVDVVRINFSHGTREQHLHHAEMTRSIAHSLGQTVGVLADLQGPKIRIGKFEGGKIKLEIGDTFILDATCELGNQERVGLDYKELPNDVEPGATLMLDDGRIVLNVSMVKNNEIICVVEQGGVLSNNKGINRKGGGLGAPALTAKDIEDIKIAAEMNADYLAVSFVRSGDDIRQAREMMLAAGGKSLVMAKIERTEAILALEDILEASDAIMVARGDLAVEVGDAAVPALQKKMIRNARNNNKLVVTATQMMESMITSPIPTRAEVSDVANAVLDGTDAVMLSAESAAGEYPVESVAAMARVCLEAEKEYLVTGDRRRQPTNHPASIEEAIARATMFTASGLQIRAIAALTQSGETALLMSRRSSKVPIVALSPNESTRRKVTLFRGVYPVEFGHEINDPEIILERAEDELLNRGIVRNGDIMVMTIGEPIGKAGGTNTMKIIRVGECIKKEDDIAAENA, from the coding sequence ATGATCCGACGAACGAAAATTGTCGCTACACTCGGCCCAGCAAGTTGTACCAATCCGAGTGTACTAGAGCGAATGATACGCGCAGGGGTGGACGTGGTGCGGATTAATTTTTCACATGGAACGCGTGAGCAGCATTTACACCATGCCGAGATGACGCGATCAATTGCGCATTCGCTCGGACAAACTGTCGGTGTTTTGGCCGATTTGCAAGGTCCAAAAATACGTATTGGAAAATTTGAGGGTGGCAAAATCAAGCTTGAAATCGGGGACACATTTATACTCGATGCAACCTGTGAATTGGGTAATCAGGAAAGAGTGGGTCTGGATTACAAGGAGCTGCCCAATGATGTAGAGCCGGGTGCGACACTCATGCTGGATGACGGTCGTATTGTATTGAATGTGTCCATGGTAAAAAACAATGAGATCATCTGTGTTGTAGAGCAAGGTGGTGTATTGTCGAATAATAAGGGAATCAATCGCAAAGGGGGTGGATTGGGCGCCCCGGCTTTGACTGCAAAGGACATAGAAGATATTAAAATTGCAGCCGAAATGAATGCGGATTATTTGGCGGTTTCTTTCGTTCGATCAGGTGACGATATCAGGCAAGCGCGTGAGATGATGCTGGCCGCAGGCGGAAAAAGTCTTGTCATGGCAAAAATTGAACGTACAGAGGCGATTCTTGCATTGGAGGATATTCTGGAGGCGTCCGATGCGATAATGGTTGCAAGGGGGGATCTGGCGGTTGAAGTGGGCGATGCGGCAGTGCCTGCTTTACAAAAGAAAATGATTCGAAATGCACGGAACAACAACAAACTGGTCGTGACCGCAACACAAATGATGGAATCGATGATTACCAGTCCGATTCCGACGCGTGCAGAAGTATCGGATGTGGCCAATGCGGTATTGGACGGAACAGATGCCGTCATGCTATCGGCTGAATCAGCAGCAGGCGAATATCCTGTAGAATCAGTTGCGGCGATGGCAAGGGTTTGCCTTGAAGCGGAAAAGGAATATCTGGTTACCGGAGATAGACGGCGACAACCGACTAATCACCCCGCTTCCATCGAGGAAGCCATTGCCAGAGCAACCATGTTTACTGCCAGTGGGCTGCAAATTCGTGCCATTGCTGCGCTAACGCAAAGTGGTGAGACAGCATTGCTTATGTCGCGTAGAAGTTCAAAAGTACCGATAGTGGCGCTAAGTCCAAACGAGAGTACTCGGCGTAAGGTCACCCTGTTCAGGGGTGTCTATCCTGTCGAGTTTGGTCATGAGATCAATGATCCTGAAATTATTCTAGAACGTGCAGAGGACGAACTGCTTAATCGGGGGATTGTACGGAATGGGGACATTATGGTCATGACGATAGGCGAGCCGATAGGGAAAGCAGGTGGCACCAATACGATGAAAATTATCAGAGTGGGCGAATGTATAAAAAAAGAAGATGATATTGCAGCAGAAAATGCATAA
- the tkt gene encoding transketolase, with protein sequence MDTFKDFNEPVFKNLTSAVRALAMDAVQKANSGHPGMPMGMAEIAEVLWIHHLRHNPDNPNWSDRDRFVLSNGHGSMLIYALLHLTGYDLPMEEIKKFRQFHSKTPGHPEYGYTPGVETTTGPLGQGITNAVGMAVAEKVLAAEFNRPGFDIVNHHTYVFLGDGCLMEGISHEACSLAGTLGLGKLICFYDDNGISIDGHVEGWFTDDTPKRFESYGWHVVPNVNGHDPVAIEAAIEEAKRVNDKPSMICCKTVIGLGSPNLANTHAVHGAALGDAEIAATRPHIGWHYAPFEIPDEVYSAWDARDKGKQLEGEWNEKFAEYANKYPSEAAEFKRRMAGDLPASWASHVEAVISEVNGKAETIASRKASQNAIEGLAPILPELIGGSADLAGSNLTLWSGSKGVSRETGGNYVYYGVREFGMSAMMNGMSLHGGLIPYGATFLMFSEYARNALRMAALMKIRNLFVFTHDSIGLGEDGPTHQPVEQTSTLRLIPNMDVWRPCDTVESTVAWARSIERTDGPSTLIFSRQNLPFQKRDAATIKLIDKGGYLLSEAENGKPQVVLIATGSEVDLAIQAQAELVKEGIQARVVSMPCTGVFDRQDRAYKESVLPRGVVRVAIEAGVSDYWRKYVGLEGAVVGIDTFGESAPANVLFEHFGFTVANVVKTVKSVL encoded by the coding sequence ATGGATACATTCAAAGATTTTAATGAGCCGGTATTTAAGAATCTGACCAGTGCGGTAAGGGCGCTGGCCATGGATGCCGTGCAAAAGGCCAATTCCGGTCATCCAGGCATGCCAATGGGCATGGCTGAAATCGCTGAGGTATTATGGATACATCATCTCCGGCATAATCCTGACAATCCCAACTGGTCTGATCGGGATCGCTTTGTGTTATCAAATGGTCACGGATCAATGCTGATCTATGCGCTATTACATTTGACGGGCTACGATTTGCCAATGGAAGAGATCAAAAAATTCCGTCAATTTCACTCTAAAACGCCAGGACATCCTGAATATGGTTATACACCTGGAGTTGAAACAACAACAGGGCCATTGGGTCAAGGTATTACCAACGCAGTAGGTATGGCTGTTGCTGAAAAAGTGTTGGCTGCAGAATTTAATCGTCCGGGATTCGATATTGTTAATCATCATACCTATGTTTTTCTGGGTGATGGTTGTCTTATGGAAGGCATTTCCCACGAAGCATGTTCTCTTGCGGGTACTTTGGGTTTAGGAAAGTTGATTTGTTTTTATGATGATAACGGTATCTCAATCGATGGGCATGTCGAAGGCTGGTTTACCGATGATACGCCCAAGCGGTTTGAGTCATATGGCTGGCATGTTGTGCCCAATGTGAACGGACACGATCCTGTTGCCATTGAAGCTGCTATTGAAGAGGCTAAGCGAGTTAATGACAAGCCCAGCATGATATGCTGCAAAACAGTTATCGGTTTAGGTTCTCCAAATTTGGCAAATACACATGCTGTGCATGGTGCGGCCTTGGGCGATGCCGAAATTGCTGCGACACGGCCACATATCGGCTGGCATTATGCGCCATTTGAGATTCCAGATGAAGTCTACAGTGCTTGGGATGCCCGTGATAAAGGTAAACAACTGGAAGGTGAATGGAATGAAAAATTTGCTGAATATGCAAACAAGTATCCATCGGAAGCGGCTGAGTTTAAACGACGGATGGCGGGTGACTTGCCTGCTAGTTGGGCAAGTCATGTCGAAGCAGTCATTAGCGAAGTCAATGGCAAAGCAGAAACAATAGCAAGCCGTAAAGCTTCTCAAAACGCCATTGAAGGATTGGCGCCCATTTTACCAGAGTTGATTGGAGGGTCTGCGGATCTGGCCGGTTCGAATTTGACACTATGGTCGGGTTCCAAAGGTGTGAGTCGCGAAACAGGTGGTAATTATGTGTATTACGGCGTTCGGGAATTCGGTATGAGTGCCATGATGAACGGTATGTCTTTGCACGGCGGCCTGATTCCATATGGCGCTACCTTTCTGATGTTTTCGGAGTATGCGCGTAATGCATTACGCATGGCTGCGTTGATGAAAATTCGCAATCTGTTTGTGTTTACACATGATTCCATCGGTCTGGGAGAAGATGGACCAACACATCAACCGGTTGAACAAACGTCAACATTACGCTTGATTCCCAATATGGATGTCTGGCGGCCGTGTGATACGGTTGAGTCGACCGTAGCTTGGGCGCGTTCTATTGAGCGAACAGATGGTCCGTCGACCCTGATTTTCAGTCGCCAGAACCTGCCATTCCAAAAACGTGATGCAGCTACAATCAAGCTGATAGATAAAGGCGGTTATCTCTTATCCGAAGCAGAAAATGGGAAGCCGCAAGTAGTACTGATTGCAACAGGATCCGAAGTTGATCTGGCCATTCAGGCGCAAGCAGAATTAGTCAAAGAAGGCATTCAAGCGAGAGTGGTCTCCATGCCTTGCACCGGTGTATTTGACCGCCAGGATCGCGCATACAAGGAAAGTGTTTTGCCAAGGGGTGTTGTACGCGTTGCGATTGAAGCAGGTGTGAGCGACTATTGGCGCAAATATGTTGGATTGGAGGGCGCTGTTGTCGGCATAGATACATTCGGTGAATCTGCGCCAGCAAATGTTTTATTTGAGCACTTCGGGTTTACAGTTGCCAACGTGGTTAAAACTGTCAAGAGTGTGCTTTAA
- the gap gene encoding type I glyceraldehyde-3-phosphate dehydrogenase has translation MTIKVGINGFGRIGRMVFRSAVQNFPDIEVVAINDLLEPDYLAYMLKHDSVHGRFQGDVSIEDNTLVVNGKRIRLTAVKDPAELKWNEVGADVVVESTGLFLTKETCEKHLTAGAKKVIMSAPSKDDTRMFVYGVNDKTYNGEAIISNASCTTNCLAPIAKVLNDKFGIKRGLMTTVHAATATQKTVDGPSNKDWRGGRGILENIIPSTTGAAKAVGVVIPELNKKLTGMAFRVPTSDVSVVDLTVELNKDVSYEEICKAMKDASEGEMKGVLGYTDQKVVSTDFRGESCTSIFDAEAGMALDGSFVKVVAWYDNEWGYSTKVLEMVRTVAGK, from the coding sequence ATGACAATTAAGGTAGGCATTAATGGGTTTGGACGTATAGGGCGTATGGTTTTTCGCTCAGCGGTTCAAAATTTTCCTGATATTGAGGTGGTCGCAATTAATGATTTGCTGGAACCGGATTATCTTGCGTATATGTTGAAGCATGATTCGGTACATGGCCGTTTCCAGGGAGATGTTTCAATTGAAGACAATACATTAGTCGTAAATGGCAAACGTATTCGTTTGACAGCTGTTAAAGATCCTGCCGAATTGAAATGGAATGAAGTTGGTGCGGATGTGGTTGTCGAATCGACCGGTCTTTTCCTGACCAAGGAAACCTGTGAAAAGCACCTAACAGCAGGTGCCAAGAAAGTAATTATGTCGGCGCCTTCCAAGGATGACACGCGGATGTTTGTTTATGGTGTCAATGATAAAACCTATAATGGCGAGGCAATCATATCCAATGCGTCTTGTACCACCAATTGTTTAGCGCCCATTGCAAAAGTACTTAACGACAAGTTCGGTATTAAGCGCGGCCTGATGACCACTGTGCATGCCGCTACCGCAACGCAAAAAACAGTTGACGGTCCTTCGAATAAAGATTGGCGCGGTGGACGCGGTATATTGGAAAATATCATTCCTTCAACAACCGGTGCGGCTAAAGCAGTGGGCGTTGTTATTCCGGAATTGAATAAAAAATTAACCGGTATGGCGTTTCGGGTGCCTACATCTGATGTTTCTGTAGTCGATTTAACCGTTGAATTAAACAAAGATGTCTCTTATGAAGAGATTTGTAAAGCGATGAAAGACGCGTCAGAAGGCGAAATGAAAGGTGTTCTTGGTTATACCGATCAGAAAGTGGTGTCTACGGATTTTCGCGGAGAAAGCTGTACGTCAATATTTGACGCAGAGGCCGGCATGGCGCTTGATGGCAGTTTTGTGAAAGTCGTTGCCTGGTACGATAACGAATGGGGTTATTCAACCAAAGTTCTGGAAATGGTACGTACCGTTGCAGGAAAATAA